In one window of Pseudoalteromonas espejiana DSM 9414 DNA:
- the mrdA gene encoding penicillin-binding protein 2, with protein sequence MIKQRPTIRDHSAEANLFARRAFVGFIFVLGLVAILLSNLYTIQVEEHTDYQTRSNDNRIKVIPIAPNRGLIYDRNGVLLAENKPVYNLEVIPEDVDDLAKSLEQVSKIISISESQKNDFLDDIKHTRRFKSQVLKARLDETEVAQFAVNQHKFPGFSIEARLARYYPYGDTLTHALGYVAKLNRKELNKLEQEDQATNYRATHDIGKLGIEKYYEQLLHGQVGSQRVEVNNRGRVIRTLSMTPPQPGSDLVLTLDIGLQQIAQHALKDMRGAIVVMDAKDGGVLALYSNPSYDPNLFVHGISSKDYKALLNPDRPLINRATQGRYAPASTVKPHMAILALEENIVTESTTIWDPGFFQIQNVEHKWRDWRRWGHGHVDVYKAIEESCDTYFYDAAYRLGITKISNFMARFGFGDLSGIDIHEETTAILPSKEWKEGRFKESWWRGDTISVGIGQGYWTATPIQIANATNILVNKGINHPPHLAQVAKKEDQVTQINNEEKPPVVLSNPDNWRIAIDAMHNTVKKVTGTAHRAFKGVNYDPAGKTGTAQVVSIAQGERYDAKSLKERQRDNAIYIGFAPYENPQIVVSIVVENTGGGSSVGAPIARQLMDYYFAANPIELARNTAQ encoded by the coding sequence ATGATTAAGCAAAGACCCACTATCCGCGACCATTCCGCTGAAGCAAATTTATTTGCGCGGCGCGCATTTGTGGGTTTTATTTTTGTATTAGGCTTAGTGGCTATTTTGCTTTCTAATCTTTATACAATTCAAGTAGAAGAACACACCGACTACCAAACCCGCTCTAACGATAACCGTATTAAAGTTATTCCTATTGCGCCTAATCGTGGCCTTATTTACGACCGTAACGGCGTACTCCTTGCTGAAAATAAACCTGTTTATAACCTTGAGGTTATTCCTGAGGATGTAGACGATTTAGCAAAGTCGCTTGAGCAAGTAAGTAAAATAATATCGATTAGTGAATCGCAAAAAAACGACTTTTTAGACGACATTAAGCACACTCGCCGGTTTAAATCGCAGGTATTAAAAGCACGCTTAGATGAAACCGAGGTCGCGCAATTTGCAGTTAATCAGCATAAGTTTCCGGGCTTTAGTATTGAGGCGCGACTTGCTCGTTACTACCCGTATGGTGATACCCTTACTCATGCATTAGGGTATGTAGCAAAATTAAACCGTAAAGAGCTTAATAAATTAGAGCAAGAAGACCAAGCCACCAATTACCGCGCTACGCACGACATTGGTAAGTTAGGTATAGAAAAATATTACGAACAACTTTTACATGGTCAGGTAGGCTCACAACGCGTTGAGGTAAATAACCGCGGCCGTGTAATTCGCACTCTTAGTATGACCCCTCCGCAGCCGGGTAGCGACTTAGTACTTACCCTTGATATTGGCTTACAGCAAATAGCTCAGCATGCACTTAAAGATATGCGCGGCGCAATTGTAGTTATGGATGCCAAAGATGGCGGCGTATTAGCACTTTATTCAAACCCAAGCTACGACCCTAACTTATTTGTGCACGGAATTAGCAGTAAAGATTACAAAGCGCTTTTAAACCCTGATCGCCCGCTTATAAACCGTGCAACACAAGGGCGTTATGCCCCTGCCTCTACCGTAAAACCTCACATGGCTATTTTAGCGCTTGAAGAAAACATAGTAACCGAGAGCACCACCATTTGGGATCCGGGCTTTTTTCAAATTCAGAATGTAGAGCACAAATGGCGCGATTGGCGACGTTGGGGACACGGCCACGTTGATGTTTATAAAGCGATTGAAGAGTCGTGCGATACCTACTTTTACGATGCAGCATACCGCCTAGGCATTACTAAAATTAGTAACTTTATGGCCCGTTTTGGCTTTGGTGATTTATCGGGTATAGACATACACGAAGAAACCACGGCAATTCTGCCTTCAAAAGAGTGGAAAGAAGGTCGCTTTAAAGAGTCGTGGTGGCGTGGCGATACAATTTCAGTAGGGATTGGCCAAGGTTACTGGACAGCCACTCCGATTCAAATTGCTAATGCGACCAATATTTTGGTTAATAAAGGGATTAACCACCCACCACATTTAGCGCAAGTGGCTAAAAAAGAAGACCAAGTAACCCAAATCAATAACGAAGAAAAACCACCTGTGGTACTCAGTAACCCAGATAATTGGCGTATTGCTATTGATGCGATGCACAACACGGTTAAAAAAGTAACGGGTACTGCACACCGTGCATTTAAGGGCGTAAATTACGACCCTGCAGGTAAAACCGGTACGGCCCAAGTGGTGAGTATTGCACAAGGTGAGCGTTACGACGCTAAATCGTTAAAAGAGCGCCAGCGCGATAATGCTATTTACATTGGTTTTGCCCCATACGAAAACCCACAAATTGTGGTGTCTATTGTGGTAGAAAACACCGGTGGCGGCAGCTCCGTTGGCGCTCCAATTGCTCGCCAACTTATGGATTATTATTTTGCCGCAAACCCAATAGAACTTGCTAGGAACACCGCTCAATGA
- a CDS encoding septal ring lytic transglycosylase RlpA family protein, with translation MRHSTKLLFITSLILLLSACSSGSSSRYHMKHDAAPLRAPTTLEMQDAVVVDVKKSASASRPYEVLGKRYSPMLDETGYKEEGIASWYGRKFHGYHTSNGEIYDMFAMSAAHKTLPLPSFVRVTNTANNKSVIVRVNDRGPFHDDRIIDLSYAAAYKLGYYNHGTAKVKLEAITLDSIPARKTYIQVAAGSTLSNIEALAATLRLQYQVPTNIVQANNIYRLHLGPIKNAQHAQDVLQKLKQNQFQNAFLLYTQ, from the coding sequence ATGCGACACTCAACTAAGCTGTTATTTATTACCTCATTAATATTGCTTTTAAGCGCATGTAGCAGCGGCTCTAGTAGCCGATACCATATGAAGCATGATGCAGCACCACTTCGCGCACCGACCACACTTGAAATGCAAGATGCGGTTGTAGTTGATGTTAAAAAAAGTGCCAGTGCAAGTCGCCCCTACGAAGTACTGGGTAAACGCTACAGCCCTATGCTAGATGAAACCGGCTATAAAGAAGAAGGTATAGCGTCTTGGTATGGCCGAAAGTTTCATGGCTACCACACTTCAAACGGTGAAATTTACGACATGTTTGCCATGAGTGCAGCACATAAAACATTACCGCTCCCAAGCTTTGTACGTGTTACCAATACGGCTAATAATAAGTCAGTGATTGTACGCGTAAACGACCGAGGCCCATTCCATGATGATAGAATAATTGACCTTTCTTACGCTGCTGCTTATAAATTAGGCTATTACAACCATGGTACAGCCAAGGTTAAGCTAGAGGCGATTACGCTCGACAGCATTCCTGCTCGTAAAACCTATATACAGGTAGCTGCGGGCAGTACATTAAGTAATATTGAGGCGTTAGCGGCTACATTAAGGCTGCAATACCAAGTACCAACTAACATAGTACAAGCAAATAACATTTATCGTTTGCATTTAGGGCCAATTAAAAATGCCCAGCATGCACAAGACGTATTACAAAAATTAAAACAAAACCAATTTCAAAACGCGTTTTTGCTTTACACTCAGTAA
- the lipB gene encoding lipoyl(octanoyl) transferase LipB has translation MIENTLIVRQLGRQRYMPIWQKMQAYTDTRDDNSPDEIWLVEHDSVFTQGQAGKDEHLLAPGDIEVIKVDRGGQVTYHGPGQQMMYVLFNLRRLKIGVRELVTWLEECIIESLAEYDIDAYAKADAPGVYVNDSKIASLGLRVRRGCSFHGLALNVNMDLSPFLRINPCGYAGMNMVQTKELNGPQNLQSAGEGLVKHMIKKLNATQVKHTEGFENE, from the coding sequence TTGATAGAAAACACCTTAATAGTTCGCCAGCTTGGGCGTCAGCGTTATATGCCTATTTGGCAAAAAATGCAGGCTTATACCGATACCCGTGATGACAATTCGCCAGACGAAATTTGGCTAGTTGAACACGACAGCGTTTTTACCCAAGGCCAAGCCGGTAAAGACGAGCACTTACTTGCCCCAGGCGACATAGAAGTAATTAAAGTTGATCGCGGCGGCCAAGTAACTTACCACGGCCCAGGCCAACAAATGATGTATGTATTGTTTAATCTACGTCGTTTAAAAATTGGTGTACGTGAACTTGTTACCTGGCTTGAAGAGTGCATTATTGAATCTCTCGCTGAATACGACATTGATGCTTACGCAAAAGCTGATGCGCCCGGTGTTTACGTTAACGACAGCAAAATTGCATCATTAGGTTTAAGAGTTCGCCGCGGCTGCTCGTTTCATGGTTTAGCATTAAATGTTAACATGGACCTAAGCCCGTTTTTACGCATAAACCCATGTGGTTATGCTGGCATGAATATGGTGCAAACGAAAGAATTGAATGGTCCTCAAAACCTACAAAGCGCAGGTGAAGGACTGGTAAAACACATGATAAAGAAGCTTAATGCAACACAGGTTAAGCATACTGAAGGTTTTGAAAACGAATGA
- the ybeD gene encoding DUF493 family protein YbeD, producing MVQPVKDTKFDEYLEYPCPFTFKVMGLANVNLTEQILAKLQPIAPGDYAPKVKPSSKGNYESVTLVATVTSGKHIEEIYNVISNIDDVRHML from the coding sequence GTGGTTCAACCTGTTAAAGATACTAAATTTGATGAGTACTTAGAGTACCCATGTCCGTTCACGTTTAAAGTTATGGGTTTAGCAAACGTAAACTTAACGGAGCAAATTTTAGCTAAATTACAACCTATTGCACCGGGCGACTACGCACCAAAAGTTAAGCCTAGCAGTAAAGGCAATTATGAGTCTGTAACCCTTGTAGCAACTGTTACTAGCGGCAAACACATTGAAGAAATTTACAACGTGATCAGCAACATTGATGACGTACGCCACATGCTTTAA
- the rodA gene encoding rod shape-determining protein RodA, which produces MTALHDKRSIWMRMHLDLPLLIALLLMMAGSITIVYSASGQDSAMMIRHMTRMGGAIVGMFILAQFSPATLKRLVIPLYCVGLLMLVGVLLFGVSSKGAQRWLNLGITRFQPSELMKLAVPMMVAWYIGRNQLPPRPLHLIIGFVIVMLPTLLIKEQPDLGTSILIASSGIFVLFLSGLSWRLIGFLSSIVALAAWPFWHYGMHDYQKQRVLTFLDPESDPLGSGYHIIQSKIAIGSGGIEGKGWLQGTQSQLEFLPERHTDFIFSVLSEEFGLFGVCVLLSLYLFIIGRGLYIAVNAQDAFGKLLAGALTLTFFVYIFVNIGMVSGLLPVVGVPLPLISYGGTSMVTLMAGFGIIMSIATDKRMLLK; this is translated from the coding sequence ATGACCGCATTACATGATAAGCGCTCTATTTGGATGCGCATGCACCTAGACTTGCCTTTGCTCATTGCATTATTGCTTATGATGGCAGGCAGCATCACCATAGTGTATAGCGCCAGTGGCCAAGACTCAGCAATGATGATTCGCCACATGACCCGTATGGGCGGCGCAATTGTTGGCATGTTTATACTTGCGCAGTTCTCCCCTGCTACCCTTAAACGTTTGGTGATCCCTCTTTATTGTGTGGGATTACTTATGCTGGTAGGTGTACTTTTATTTGGCGTAAGCTCTAAAGGCGCACAGCGCTGGTTAAATTTAGGTATTACCCGCTTTCAGCCCTCAGAATTAATGAAGCTTGCAGTCCCTATGATGGTTGCTTGGTATATTGGCCGTAACCAGCTACCGCCGCGTCCTCTGCATCTCATTATTGGCTTTGTTATTGTTATGCTGCCAACGTTATTAATTAAAGAGCAACCCGATTTAGGTACTTCTATACTTATTGCAAGCTCAGGCATTTTTGTATTGTTTTTATCGGGTTTGAGTTGGCGTTTAATTGGCTTTTTAAGCTCTATTGTTGCTTTGGCTGCTTGGCCGTTTTGGCACTATGGTATGCACGATTATCAAAAACAACGTGTACTGACCTTTTTAGACCCAGAGAGCGATCCGCTTGGCTCGGGGTATCATATTATTCAATCTAAAATTGCTATTGGTTCGGGTGGCATTGAAGGCAAAGGCTGGCTACAAGGTACACAATCGCAGCTCGAGTTTTTACCTGAGCGCCATACCGATTTTATATTTTCGGTTTTAAGTGAAGAATTTGGCTTATTTGGGGTATGTGTTTTACTAAGCCTGTACTTATTTATTATTGGCCGAGGCTTATATATTGCTGTTAACGCCCAAGATGCATTTGGTAAGTTATTAGCCGGCGCCCTTACGCTCACCTTTTTTGTTTATATTTTTGTGAATATAGGCATGGTGTCGGGCTTATTGCCTGTTGTGGGTGTACCTTTACCCCTAATTAGTTATGGCGGCACATCGATGGTGACGTTAATGGCCGGATTTGGCATTATTATGTCGATTGCGACAGATAAAAGGATGCTTTTAAAATAA
- the rlmH gene encoding 23S rRNA (pseudouridine(1915)-N(3))-methyltransferase RlmH yields the protein MKIQMIAVGTKMPAWVETGFGEYQRRFPKDMALELIEIPAGKRGKNADIKRILHTEGEKTLAAIPKGNRIVTLEVTGKPLDTHQLAKNMEKWQLDGRDVSLLIGGPEGLAPECIAASEQKWSLSNLTLPHPLVRIIVAESLYRGWSLNNNHPYHRE from the coding sequence GTGAAAATACAAATGATTGCCGTTGGTACAAAAATGCCAGCATGGGTAGAAACCGGATTTGGAGAATACCAACGCCGTTTTCCAAAAGATATGGCGCTTGAGTTAATAGAAATTCCGGCCGGTAAACGCGGTAAAAATGCAGATATAAAACGCATTTTACATACCGAAGGCGAAAAAACCTTAGCCGCTATTCCTAAAGGCAATCGTATTGTTACCTTAGAGGTAACAGGTAAACCACTTGATACTCACCAGCTTGCTAAAAATATGGAAAAATGGCAACTCGACGGCCGCGATGTAAGTTTACTTATTGGCGGCCCTGAAGGACTTGCTCCCGAATGTATTGCCGCCTCTGAGCAAAAATGGTCGTTATCTAACCTAACTTTACCGCACCCTTTAGTGCGCATAATTGTTGCCGAAAGCCTTTACCGTGGCTGGAGCTTAAATAACAACCATCCTTATCATCGCGAGTAA
- a CDS encoding serine hydrolase, which translates to MKSIKHKILKGVCGLVCTAAVFSASAQIIPAPPQINAKGYFLVDFTTGKVIAEGEADTQLAPASLTKMMTSYVIGTEINAGNIAPTDMVTVSEKAWAKNFPESSKMFIEVGKQISVDELNHGIIIQSGNDACVAMAEHIAGSESAFADLMNAHAAKLGMSNSHFINSHGLDTNEHYTTPRDMATLGAALIRDVPDEYALYKQKSFTYNGIKQYNRNSLLWDESLDVDGIKTGHTSEAGYSLVTSATKNDMRLIAVVMGTSSERARKVESKKLLNYGFRFFETITPYKAGDSFAEQRIWMGNKENVSLGILEDTPITIPRGQHKNLKANFELDNTLEAPLAKGTKVGTLFLQLEGEDIAQYPLVTLEEVEEGSFFSKIYDYLRLQIM; encoded by the coding sequence ATGAAATCTATTAAACATAAAATCCTCAAAGGTGTATGCGGCTTAGTGTGCACAGCCGCCGTATTTTCAGCCAGCGCCCAAATTATTCCGGCACCACCTCAAATTAATGCAAAAGGTTATTTTTTAGTAGACTTTACAACAGGTAAAGTAATTGCTGAAGGTGAAGCCGATACACAACTCGCGCCTGCTAGCTTAACTAAAATGATGACCAGTTATGTAATTGGCACCGAAATTAACGCAGGTAACATTGCGCCTACCGATATGGTTACGGTAAGCGAAAAAGCATGGGCTAAAAACTTCCCTGAATCATCTAAAATGTTTATTGAAGTAGGCAAGCAAATTAGTGTTGATGAGCTTAACCACGGTATTATTATTCAATCGGGTAACGATGCGTGTGTAGCAATGGCTGAGCACATTGCAGGTAGCGAAAGCGCCTTTGCTGATTTAATGAATGCTCACGCTGCTAAATTAGGTATGAGCAATAGCCACTTTATTAACAGCCACGGCCTTGATACAAACGAGCACTACACAACACCACGTGATATGGCAACGCTTGGCGCTGCGCTTATTCGCGATGTACCAGACGAATACGCACTTTATAAGCAAAAGTCATTTACTTATAACGGTATTAAACAGTACAACCGTAACTCGTTATTATGGGACGAAAGCTTAGACGTAGACGGTATTAAAACCGGCCACACCTCAGAAGCAGGCTATAGCTTAGTAACCTCTGCAACTAAAAACGATATGCGTTTAATTGCCGTTGTTATGGGCACATCAAGCGAGCGCGCTCGTAAAGTAGAAAGCAAAAAGCTACTTAACTACGGCTTTCGCTTTTTTGAAACAATTACACCTTACAAAGCTGGCGATAGCTTTGCAGAGCAACGTATTTGGATGGGTAACAAAGAAAACGTATCATTAGGTATTTTAGAAGATACGCCAATTACTATTCCACGTGGTCAGCATAAAAACCTTAAAGCTAACTTTGAGCTAGACAACACACTTGAAGCACCATTAGCGAAAGGCACTAAAGTAGGTACTTTATTTTTACAACTAGAGGGTGAAGACATTGCACAATACCCGCTAGTTACACTGGAAGAAGTGGAAGAAGGCAGCTTCTTTAGCAAAATTTACGACTACTTACGTTTACAAATTATGTAA
- the rsfS gene encoding ribosome silencing factor, translating to MDSKQLLAFALDKIDDMKARDVVQLDVRDTSDITDYMVVCSGTSKRHVQSIADNVAKEARHAGEEPLGYEGQDEGEWVLVDLGDVVVHVMQDHARSYYDLEKLWG from the coding sequence TTGGATTCGAAACAACTACTTGCCTTTGCACTAGATAAAATTGACGACATGAAAGCACGTGACGTGGTTCAACTAGACGTACGTGACACCTCAGACATTACCGATTACATGGTTGTGTGTTCGGGTACTTCTAAACGTCATGTGCAATCAATTGCCGATAACGTAGCAAAAGAAGCTCGCCACGCAGGCGAAGAACCTTTAGGTTACGAAGGTCAAGACGAAGGCGAATGGGTACTGGTAGATTTAGGTGATGTAGTTGTACACGTGATGCAAGATCACGCACGTAGCTATTACGATCTAGAAAAACTGTGGGGCTAA